In Hermetia illucens chromosome 1, iHerIll2.2.curated.20191125, whole genome shotgun sequence, one genomic interval encodes:
- the LOC119661248 gene encoding malectin has product MIDLITQTCKHIKVLVLVTFTVQFLSLVQATNKPLQVIYAVNAGGEEHTDRHGIRYEADPLHGVIGTASAYGKQLLMIGRVPQSDEILYQTERYHTANFGYEIPISGDGDYVLVLKFCEVYFNAPNMKVFDVVLNGEHTVIAELDIFQQVGKGVAHDEYIFFTVSRGKLFYKEEESDIKASKITIEFVKTDRDNPKINAFALLKGDVERVPRLPPLNNDDPTERSVEQDIINEDIIEKPTSTKARKTSGPRQPNPYSMDDSSVMLPVFIAIGAFIPLLFCLCKL; this is encoded by the coding sequence ATGATCGATTTGATAACGCAAACGTGCAAGCACATAAAAGTCTTAGTTCTAGTCACCTTCACCGTACAATTTTTGAGTTTAGTGCAAGCGACAAATAAGCCGCTGCAAGTGATCTATGCCGTAAACGCCGGCGGCGAGGAGCATACGGACCGGCATGGAATACGGTATGAGGCGGATCCTCTGCATGGGGTCATCGGCACCGCTTCTGCCTACGGTAAACAGCTGCTGATGATCGGCCGAGTGCCCCAGAGTGACGAGATCCTTTACCAAACCGAACGCTACCACACCGCCAATTTTGGCTACGAAATTCCAATCAGCGGCGACGGAGACTATGTCCTCGTGCTCAAGTTCTGCGAGGTCTACTTCAACGCTCCAAACATGAAGGTTTTCGATGTGGTCCTAAATGGGGAGCATACAGTCATAGCTGAGCTCGATATTTTTCAACAAGTTGGCAAGGGAGTCGCCCATGACGAATACATTTTCTTCACTGTATCCCGCGGTAAATTGTTCTACAAGGAAGAAGAATCGGATATCAAAGCCTCCAAGATTACCATAGAATTCGTGAAAACTGACCGCGACAATCCGAAGATCAACGCCTTTGCCCTGCTTAAAGGGGACGTCGAACGAGTGCCCAGATTGCCGCCCCTGAACAATGACGACCCAACTGAACGCTCAGTAGAGCAAGATATCATCAATGAGGATATCATCGAGAAGCCGACCTCCACGAAAGCACGAAAGACGAGTGGCCCGCGGCAGCCCAACCCCTACTCGATGGACGACTCGTCCGTGATGCTGCCCGTCTTCATCGCAATCGGAGCCTTCATCCCACTGCTGTTCTGTTTATGCAAGCTGTGA